The Nocardioides ochotonae genome segment TGCTCGCCGACGGCGTCCAGCTGAGCGGAGCCGGACCGCGTGACACCGTGCTCCGCACCTCCTTCGACGGGCAGGAGGACAGCGCGGTCGTGCGCGGCACCGGGGTCGTGGACGCCGCCGTACGCGGTCTGGCCATCACCTCCGGGTACGACGGCCCGCTGGGCACCGACCCGGACGAGGACGGCCCCGGAGGCGGGCCGGCGTACGGCGTGCAGATCGGCGAGGACGACGGCGAGGGCAGCCGCCGGGTGCTCGTGGAGGACGTCGCCGTGGAGCTGTTCCAGCGCCACGGCATCTCGGTGAAGGCGAGCCGCGAGGTGACCGTGACCGGCTGCCGGGTCTCCGACGCCACCAGCGTCGGACCGGGCGGCGCGGGCTACGGCATCACCGTCGAGGGCAGGGCGCAGGGCGACGCCGGGCCCGCGAACGACTCACGCCACAACGTGGTGCGGGGCAACCGGCTGGACGGCACCCACCTGCGCCACGGGATCCTGCTGCAGTTCGCCACCCACCACAACCTCCTCGCCGACAACACCATCGACGGCGGTGTCCTGGACGCCATCGACCTGCACGGCGAGGGCGAGTACCTCAACGAGATCCGCGGCAACACGATCACCGGCGTCGACGCGGCCGCGGTCGCGCTCGGCAACTCCGGTGGCGAGAAGCACCGGCACGACGCGAGCGGTGCGGGCAACTGGGTCCACGACAACCGGCTGCGCGGCAACGAGCAGGGCGTGCTCGTCATCCTGGGCACCCCCGACACCCTCGTCGAGGACAACCTGATCGTCGCGAGCAGCGGTTCGGTGGCAGGGATCGAGCTGCGCCACGCGCCCGGGACCGTCGTGCGCGACAACACGGTCACCGGCGCGGGCAGAGAGTTCTGGGCGGTCCTGCTGACCGAGGACGCCGGCACGGACGGCCGGGGCGCCGGCGCCCCGGACGACGTGCGCATCACCGGCAACGAGATCACCGGCTCGGCCAACGGGATCGCGGTGCGGGCCGGGCGCGACGTCGAGGTCGCCGACAACACCGTCGACGTCAGCGGCACCGCGTGGCAGGTGTCCGACGAGGCCGAGGTCGACGGCGCCCCGCGGTGAGCGGCTGCGCCCTCAGAGCTTCTCGACGGGCGCGTAGCGCAGCAGCAGCCGCTTGACGCCCTCGGAGCCGAAGTCGATCGAGGCGACCGACTTGTCGCCCGCGCCCTCCACCGCGACCACGCTGCCCATGCCGAAGGAGTCGTGCACCACCCGGTCGCCCGGGGCCAGCGACGGGATCTCGCGCGACCGCTTCGCCTTCGCCGCTGCGTCCACCCGCAGCGCCGCCGAGGAGAAGTTGCGGCGCCCGGCCGCGGTCGGCGAGCCGAGGCGCTGACCGGAGGGACCACCGGAGAGGTCGGGCCGGCTCCAGCGGGTCTGCGCGGCCTCGGTGCGGCGCCAGTCGACGAGGTCGACCGGCAGCTCGTCGAGGAAGCGCGAGCCGGGGTTGTGCGCCGGTGCGCCCCAGGCGGAGCGCACGACGGCGCGGGAGAGGTAGAGGCGCTCGCGGGCGCGCGTGATCCCGACGTAGGCCAGGCGCCGCTCCTCCTCGAGCTCGGTCTGGTCGCCCAGGGCACGGCTGTGCGGGAAGACGCCGTCCTCGAGGCCGGTGAGGAACACGATCGGGAACTCCAGCCCCTTCGCGGTGTGGAGCGTCATCATCGTGACCACGCCCTCGTCGCCCTCGGGGATCTGGTCGGTGTCGGCGACCAGCGCCACCCGCTCCAGGAAGTCGGTGAGGCCGGGCACGACGGTGCCGGCGTCCACGTCGCTGGGGTCGGCGGAGGGGCCTGCGACCGGGTCGTCGCTGAACTCGCGCGCGACCGCCACCAGCTCGGCGAGGTTCTCCACGCGGGTGGCGTCCTGCGGGTCGTCGGACTCCTCCAGCTCGGCGAGATAGCCGGAGCGGGCGAGCACGGACTCGAGGACCACGTCGGCCCGCTCCCCCGCCTCGACCATCGACTGGAGCTCCTCGATCATCGCGACGAACGTGCGGATGCTTGTGAGCGAGCGGGTCGCGAGCCCGGGGGCCTCCTCGGCACGGCGCAGCGCCTCCCAGAAGGTGATCCGCTCGCGCTCGGCCAGCGCGACGACGCAGGCCACGGCCCGGTCGCCGATGCCGCGCTTGGGGGTGTTGAGGATGCGGCGCAGCGAGACCTCGTCGGCCGGGTTGGCGAGCAGCCGGAGGTAGGCCAGCGCGTCACGCACCTC includes the following:
- a CDS encoding right-handed parallel beta-helix repeat-containing protein; protein product: MVLLTACTGGDPAPPASPEEAASPRAGPTAGLVAPDGRPIEVPVPPRPTGTSFDVTELGADPAPGTGDDAPAIREALATAEAGDEVFLPRGVYDLRSPHPDDEDANLLLADGVQLSGAGPRDTVLRTSFDGQEDSAVVRGTGVVDAAVRGLAITSGYDGPLGTDPDEDGPGGGPAYGVQIGEDDGEGSRRVLVEDVAVELFQRHGISVKASREVTVTGCRVSDATSVGPGGAGYGITVEGRAQGDAGPANDSRHNVVRGNRLDGTHLRHGILLQFATHHNLLADNTIDGGVLDAIDLHGEGEYLNEIRGNTITGVDAAAVALGNSGGEKHRHDASGAGNWVHDNRLRGNEQGVLVILGTPDTLVEDNLIVASSGSVAGIELRHAPGTVVRDNTVTGAGREFWAVLLTEDAGTDGRGAGAPDDVRITGNEITGSANGIAVRAGRDVEVADNTVDVSGTAWQVSDEAEVDGAPR